From Channa argus isolate prfri chromosome 21, Channa argus male v1.0, whole genome shotgun sequence, one genomic window encodes:
- the dusp16 gene encoding dual specificity protein phosphatase 16, with product MPRPGTVRPIGAEALVALLEGGLDRVVLIDSRSFVDYNASHILEAVNVNCSKLMKRRLQQDKVQIAELLQHSAKKKLELQGDQEVVVYDQSSSDPAALSSESFISVLLVKLERTFPSVHLLSGGFSEFSHLFPGLCEGKSTLVPTCISQPCLPVTNIGPTRILPHLYLGCQRDVLNKDLMQQNDIAYVLNASNTCPKPDFIPDSHFLRVPVNDSFCEKILPWLDRSVEFIEKAKASNARVLVHCLAGISRSATIAIAYIMKRMDMSLDEAYRFVKEKRPTISPNFNFLGQLLDFEKKLKSPHGTETKLKSLHHQEPSSEVPPQLEVLEPSACPEAPVGPSLALLEPLTLPCVLADTAEECLLAKALSSLQLPDGAEDSARLKRSFSLDIKSYGEPSGSRVYVPHGGSDSADFYKPSGFKEPTSKPCQFSPVQEVSEQSTPEQSPDKEEAGGSERVAAPASAGFAKPPPAAPNCSHQLHRSGSMEENATSFLFGLSQSQQHLAKVGSSGALKGWHSDILLGPVTVSTSSLTGGWYLSSDSTRFYSTSILSSGGGSFAPYSCSQGLEAVRRRSRQRTGDRGDSRRSWHEESSFEKQLKRRSCQMEFGDGMTDSRSREELGKVGSQSSFSGSMEVIEVS from the exons ATGCCGAGGCCCGGGACGGTGCGGCCCATCGGCGCAGAGGCTTTGGTGGCCTTGCTGGAGGGGGGTCTGGACCGCGTGGTGCTCATTGACAGCCGGTCCTTCGTGGACTACAACGCCTCACACATCCTGGAAGCAGTGAATGTAAACTGCTCTAAGCTGATGAAGAGGAGGCTGCAGCAGGACAAGGTCCAGATCGCTGAGTTGCTGCAGCACTCGGCCAAGAAGAAG ttgGAGCTGCAGGGCGATCAGGAGGTCGTCGTATACGATCAAAGTTCTTCAGACCCGGCTGCTCTGAGTTCTGAGTCTTTCATCAGCGTCCTGTTGGTCAAATTGGAGAGGACATTTCCCTCCGTCCACCTGCTTTCAG GTGGTTTCTCCGAGTTCTCCCACCTGTTTCCTGGTCTTTGTGAGGGGAAGTCCACTCTGGTTCCCACCTGTATCTCTCAGCCCTGTCTGCCAGTTACCAACATTGGACCAACACGCATCCTGCCTCACCTGTACCTGGGCTGCCAGAGAGACGTCCTCAACAAG GATCTGATGCAGCAGAATGACATCGCCTACGTCCTGAACGCCAGTAACACCTGCCCCAAACCAGACTTCATCCCAGACTCACACTTTCTGAGAGTCCCTGTGAATGACTCTTTCTGCGAAAAGATCCTGCCCTGGCTGGACAGATCGGTGGAGTTCATAG AAAAGGCCAAAGCTTCTAACGCTCGAGTCCTGGTTCACTGTCTGGCTGGAATCTCTCGTTCGGCCACAATCGCAATTGCCTACATAATGAAGAGGATGGACATGTCGCTGGATGAGGCCTACAG GTTTGTGAAGGAGAAGCGACCAACCATCTCTCCCAACTTTAACTTCCTGGGGCAGCTTCTGGACTTTGAGAAGAAGTTAAAGAGTCCTCATGGTACAGAGACTAAACTGAAGTCCCTCCATCATCAGGAGCCCAGCAGCGAGGTCCCCCCTCAGCTAGAGGTTCTGGAACCTTCAGCCTGTCCAGAGGCCCCTGTGGGTCCTAGCTTGGCCCTGCTGGAGCCCCTCACCCTGCCCTGTGTTTTGGCCGACACTGCGGAGGAGTGTCTGCTGGCTAAGGCTCTGAGCAGCCTGCAGCTCCCTGACGGAGCTGAAGACAGCGCCCGGCTGAAACGCTCCTTCTCCCTGGATATCAAGTCATACGGCGAGCCGAGCGGGAGCCGGGTGTATGTTCCTCATGGTGGATCTGACTCCGCAGACTTCTACAAACCTTCTGGTTTCAAAGAGCCGACGAGTAAACCCTGCCAGTTCTCCCCAGTGCAGGAGGTGTCGGAGCAGTCCACTCCAGAGCAGAGCCCTGACAAGGAGGAGGCAGGTGGATCAGAGCGAGTGGCAGCACCAGCCTCCGCTGGCTTCGCCAAACCTCCACCTGCTGCTCCGAACTGTTCGCACCAGTTGCACCGGAGCGGCAGCATGGAGGAGAACGCCACCAGCTTCCTGTTTGGCCTTTCCCAGAGCCAGCAGCATCTGGCCAAAGTGGGCTCCAGTGGGGCCCTGAAAGGCTGGCACTCAGACATCCTGCTGGGCCCCGTCACTgtctccacctcctctctgaCCGGCGGCTGGTACCTCTCCTCCGATTCCACACGTTTCTACTCCACTTCAATTCTGAGCAGTGGCGGCGGGAGCTTCGCGCCATACAGCTGCAGTCAGGGCCTGGAGGCGGTGCGGCGGCGCAGTCGGCAGAGGACGGGCGATCGCGGGGACTCGAGGAGGAGCTGGCACGAAGAGAGCAGCTTCGAGAAGCAGCTGAAGCGGCGCAGCTGCCAGATGGAGTTTGGAGACGGGATGACGGACAGCAGGTCCAGAGAGGAGCTGGGGAAGGTGGGGAGTCAGTCCAGCTTCTCTGGCAGCATGGAGGTCATCGAGGTCTCCTGA